In Ferroplasma sp., a single window of DNA contains:
- a CDS encoding ABC transporter permease: MENDSDFNQYMISFKYQFKSYLRTKRFLGLFLFTLIISIGITALILHDEYSMLKAGTPLFYFYNYLDSFSTDLVVIIGAFFGGDIISTDTGTNAAYYTLVQPVRRSVLFLGRYTAALISSFIIVFVYFLVGIISSFYLYGTVTPVVFEGLGILVLFLAAAISFASLFSGIFKGQSSGIIVSVLLLFIGFPIIDTFVGTIGGVDPLFSLDFAGEVMYLIFEKPYPAAKVVSSSGFGGPGAAVAVAKASSFYTFSPTVMQGIGVLIAYIVICGVIAILLYTRRQIEG; this comes from the coding sequence ATGGAAAATGACAGCGACTTCAATCAGTATATGATATCATTCAAGTACCAATTTAAATCATACCTGCGTACGAAAAGGTTCCTGGGGCTGTTTCTCTTCACCCTTATAATCTCGATCGGCATAACAGCCTTAATCCTCCATGATGAATACAGCATGTTGAAGGCCGGCACCCCCTTATTTTACTTCTATAATTATCTTGACAGTTTCTCCACAGACCTTGTTGTAATTATAGGGGCCTTCTTTGGCGGCGATATAATTTCTACTGATACAGGGACAAATGCGGCCTACTACACACTGGTTCAGCCTGTAAGAAGGTCAGTGCTATTTCTCGGTAGATATACAGCAGCGCTGATATCATCTTTCATTATAGTGTTTGTTTACTTTCTTGTGGGCATTATAAGCTCATTTTACCTTTACGGCACTGTAACACCGGTTGTGTTTGAGGGGCTTGGCATACTGGTTTTATTCCTTGCAGCAGCAATATCATTTGCCTCACTGTTTTCAGGAATATTCAAGGGGCAATCAAGTGGAATTATAGTTTCTGTACTGCTTCTATTCATTGGGTTCCCTATAATAGATACATTTGTAGGTACCATAGGTGGAGTGGACCCACTATTTTCTCTGGATTTTGCCGGAGAGGTGATGTACCTGATATTCGAGAAGCCATATCCTGCTGCGAAGGTTGTTAGCTCATCTGGATTTGGTGGGCCTGGTGCAGCTGTGGCCGTAGCAAAGGCATCATCATTTTATACATTTAGCCCCACTGTAATGCAGGGTATCGGTGTGTTAATTGCATATATAGTAATATGTGGTGTAATAGCAATACTTCTGTATACTAGGAGGCAGATAGAGGGATAA
- a CDS encoding ABC transporter ATP-binding protein: MEISFKNVSKNYSKFKALDDVSFHFSGHGAIGYLGPNGAGKTTTLKVMTNLLHPTSGTAELNGIDVNRHPKKAMLNVGSMIETPTPYPFLTVKESLQFVAELRGIDKKTMESRIEEFYDALKLPPLKSRMGQLSKGQRQRAVFASVLISDPDIVILDEPTSGLDPFERKIFRDFIIKLKKTKLVFFSSHILSEVSETCDDVVFINHGKILKQGKIEEISQEFNTSAVSVEFLRPVNESLVKQLETIGSGLLKTDGRTAVIKFSGKESDRAEILQDVIKLAPVISYSSYGSDLESAYISILGEK; encoded by the coding sequence ATGGAAATAAGTTTCAAAAATGTATCTAAAAATTACAGTAAATTCAAGGCCCTTGATGATGTGTCGTTCCATTTTAGTGGACACGGTGCCATAGGTTACCTTGGTCCGAACGGGGCAGGAAAGACAACCACATTGAAGGTCATGACTAACCTTTTACATCCGACATCAGGGACAGCGGAATTGAATGGCATCGACGTAAATAGGCATCCAAAGAAAGCAATGCTGAATGTAGGGTCAATGATAGAGACGCCCACTCCATATCCATTTCTTACAGTAAAAGAGTCCCTGCAGTTCGTTGCAGAGCTCAGGGGGATAGATAAAAAAACTATGGAATCCAGGATAGAAGAATTTTATGACGCATTAAAGCTTCCTCCATTGAAATCAAGGATGGGCCAGCTTTCCAAGGGACAGAGGCAGCGGGCCGTTTTTGCATCTGTGCTTATATCGGATCCAGATATAGTCATACTGGATGAGCCCACAAGTGGTCTTGACCCATTCGAAAGGAAAATATTCAGGGATTTTATAATTAAACTCAAAAAAACAAAACTTGTGTTTTTCTCATCACACATCCTTTCAGAGGTTTCAGAAACCTGTGATGATGTTGTATTTATAAACCATGGAAAAATACTCAAGCAGGGAAAAATAGAAGAAATATCACAGGAATTCAATACAAGTGCGGTCTCTGTTGAGTTTCTCAGGCCTGTCAATGAGTCACTGGTAAAACAGCTGGAAACAATAGGTTCTGGACTACTGAAAACTGATGGGAGGACAGCTGTAATCAAATTTTCAGGAAAGGAATCAGACAGGGCAGAAATACTTCAGGACGTGATAAAGCTGGCTCCTGTTATTTCCTATTCCTCATATGGATCTGACCTTGAATCTGCATATATTTCCATACTTGGTGAAAAATAG
- a CDS encoding family 1 glycosylhydrolase codes for MIRRFPDNFMFGTATSPFQVEMGRSDGSISPESDWYKWVHSESIIKKTYVSGDFPDDGPDLWNDYKKYIDYAVSMGNNSIRIGIDWARIFRETTENIKVTTVANKNGDVYEIEFPEEFMGQMENLADVPSVQHYKEIMDYIKSRGLKLVLTAYHWSLPIWLHDPVECNEKFTESQRRGWADKKTVVEFGKYIYYIYKKFNKYVDIWHTINEPNILAINGYLYGNLEGFPPGISDFKITVGVLRNLAYAHNIAYKIIKRQNPAATVGINVAVPYFQPEFDTPKNKFINEYVSYVFYKLYLDSALYGSFDPSLSGIYSESRPEEFAGTDFIGIDYYSRIIVRYVDNDSVDIRYRFAFLPCKKCSDNYLDIFPEGIRAVAVSLFNRYRKPIIILENGVADATGNLRREFIEKHLIQIHKAIKEDFVPVKGYFHWSLMDNYEWARGFRDKFGLYTGSRGDYKPTESSEYYSKICHESGVFDEEYRDY; via the coding sequence ATGATCAGAAGGTTCCCTGACAATTTTATGTTCGGAACTGCCACCAGCCCATTTCAGGTTGAGATGGGCAGATCAGATGGCTCTATATCACCTGAAAGTGACTGGTATAAATGGGTTCACTCTGAATCTATAATAAAAAAAACATATGTAAGCGGAGATTTCCCGGATGATGGCCCTGACCTCTGGAACGATTATAAAAAATATATTGATTATGCCGTTTCAATGGGAAATAACTCAATTAGGATAGGTATTGACTGGGCAAGGATATTCAGGGAAACCACAGAAAACATAAAGGTTACTACTGTTGCAAACAAAAATGGGGATGTTTATGAGATTGAATTTCCTGAAGAATTTATGGGCCAGATGGAAAATTTAGCTGATGTACCCTCAGTTCAACATTATAAAGAAATAATGGATTATATTAAATCCAGGGGGCTAAAACTCGTACTGACTGCGTATCACTGGTCACTTCCCATATGGCTCCACGATCCGGTAGAATGCAACGAAAAATTTACAGAATCACAAAGGAGGGGATGGGCGGATAAGAAAACTGTAGTGGAATTCGGAAAGTATATTTATTACATTTATAAGAAATTCAATAAATACGTGGATATCTGGCACACAATAAATGAGCCGAATATTTTGGCTATTAATGGTTATCTTTACGGTAATCTTGAGGGGTTCCCTCCAGGCATATCTGATTTCAAAATAACCGTGGGAGTTCTAAGAAATTTGGCCTATGCGCATAATATAGCATATAAAATTATCAAAAGGCAAAACCCCGCTGCCACTGTGGGAATAAATGTTGCTGTACCGTACTTCCAGCCAGAATTTGACACACCAAAAAATAAATTTATCAATGAATATGTTTCTTATGTATTTTATAAGCTATATCTGGATTCAGCACTCTACGGGAGTTTTGACCCATCGCTTTCAGGCATTTACAGTGAGTCAAGGCCTGAAGAATTCGCAGGCACCGACTTTATAGGTATAGACTATTACAGCAGAATCATTGTGAGATATGTGGATAATGACAGTGTTGATATTCGTTATAGATTCGCCTTCCTCCCATGCAAAAAATGCTCAGATAATTACTTGGATATATTTCCGGAGGGAATAAGAGCTGTTGCTGTATCTCTGTTCAACCGGTACAGAAAACCCATTATAATACTGGAAAACGGAGTTGCAGATGCAACAGGGAATTTAAGAAGAGAATTTATAGAAAAACATTTAATACAGATCCATAAGGCAATTAAGGAAGATTTTGTCCCTGTAAAGGGCTACTTCCACTGGTCCCTCATGGACAATTATGAGTGGGCCAGGGGGTTCAGGGATAAATTTGGGCTATATACTGGAAGTAGGGGGGATTATAAGCCCACTGAATCCTCAGAATATTACAGTAAAATATGCCACGAAAGCGGTGTGTTCGATGAAGAATATAGGGACTATTAG
- a CDS encoding TenA family protein — MYLRSYLNSQTVMNIINDIVHSSFVESMRDGTLEDDKFRYYLVQDHVYLKYYKEAGSRIKNISANGDIKKLYSDIGSDEPQFHRDMLLKFNVDGDSIKDTDMNYTTYSYINHLIRWSGDSDINGMLSMFPCQWSYGYIAEAVAGPAEKFKFWFDFYRSTPYRSITDRYLSILGDQDLDEYQEQIIKFGLEYELNYWISCYS, encoded by the coding sequence ATGTACCTAAGAAGCTATCTGAATTCACAGACTGTCATGAATATAATAAATGACATTGTTCATTCCAGTTTTGTAGAATCTATGAGGGATGGGACGCTGGAGGATGATAAATTTCGATATTACCTTGTCCAGGATCATGTGTATTTGAAATATTATAAGGAGGCGGGATCAAGAATAAAAAATATCTCAGCCAACGGGGATATTAAGAAGCTTTACAGTGACATAGGTAGCGATGAACCCCAATTCCACCGGGATATGCTTCTGAAATTCAATGTGGATGGCGATAGCATAAAGGATACGGATATGAATTATACCACATATTCATATATAAACCATCTTATTAGATGGTCAGGAGATTCAGATATTAATGGTATGCTGTCAATGTTTCCATGCCAGTGGTCATATGGTTATATAGCAGAGGCAGTTGCGGGCCCGGCAGAAAAATTCAAATTCTGGTTTGACTTTTACCGCTCCACGCCGTACAGGTCTATAACAGATAGGTACCTGAGCATACTTGGAGATCAGGATCTTGATGAATACCAGGAACAGATAATAAAATTCGGCCTTGAATATGAGCTTAATTACTGGATTTCATGTTATAGTTAA
- a CDS encoding folylpolyglutamate synthase/dihydrofolate synthase family protein gives MIEQTLDYLYGLKREGIKMDLRATREFAEHLGNPQDKFKSIHIAGTNGKGSIASYVYNILRQEYRTGMYTSPHLLDFNERIIMGTEPIPDQYIIDFMNSNRAYIDNLAMNYRNPTFFETTTVMAFKYFADRNADYAAIEVGLGGRLDSTNIVVPEVSIIAQIGYEHYQRLGCSLTSIAHEKGGIIKNGRPVVLLDDKPEVVAEIKKISDVRNSRLVMVNNYCSVSDLKYSLDGMSFLLETPQDEYQIKTSNLGMFQIKNVCAAVSAMEVLPEGRPGKSVIESGIMNSRWPSRFEVISREPLVIMDSSHNPPAASAVVETFQKFVDRKPTLVIGMLDDKDYFAYMSILRKISDTVILTTPDEPERSIDPQILGKNIGHMFPHMKIIRDPIEAYNYAKSNSDCILVTGSMYLVGLLKKYLNSSVRPFNMD, from the coding sequence ATGATCGAACAGACACTGGATTATCTTTATGGTCTAAAGAGGGAGGGTATAAAGATGGACCTCCGGGCAACCAGGGAATTTGCGGAACATCTGGGTAATCCACAGGATAAATTCAAGAGCATTCATATAGCCGGCACCAACGGAAAAGGTTCGATAGCCTCCTATGTTTACAATATCCTACGGCAGGAATACAGAACCGGGATGTATACATCTCCACATCTTCTAGATTTTAATGAAAGAATAATAATGGGAACAGAACCCATACCAGATCAATATATAATAGACTTTATGAATTCCAACAGGGCATACATAGACAATCTGGCCATGAACTACAGAAACCCCACATTCTTTGAAACAACAACTGTCATGGCTTTCAAATATTTTGCGGATAGAAATGCAGATTATGCAGCCATAGAGGTCGGTCTTGGTGGAAGGCTGGATTCCACAAACATTGTTGTGCCAGAGGTAAGTATAATTGCCCAGATAGGGTATGAGCACTACCAGCGCCTGGGCTGTTCCCTGACCTCAATAGCACATGAAAAAGGAGGAATAATAAAAAACGGCAGGCCTGTGGTGTTGCTGGATGATAAGCCAGAGGTAGTAGCAGAAATTAAAAAAATCTCAGATGTCAGGAATTCACGCCTCGTGATGGTAAATAATTACTGTTCAGTGTCAGACCTGAAATACAGCCTGGATGGCATGTCATTCCTGCTCGAAACACCCCAGGATGAATACCAAATTAAAACCTCCAATCTTGGAATGTTCCAGATAAAAAATGTCTGTGCTGCAGTGTCAGCAATGGAGGTACTTCCTGAAGGAAGGCCCGGGAAATCAGTAATAGAAAGTGGAATAATGAACAGCAGATGGCCATCGAGGTTTGAGGTCATAAGCAGGGAACCACTTGTTATAATGGATTCATCACATAATCCACCAGCTGCTAGCGCAGTGGTAGAAACCTTCCAGAAGTTTGTTGACAGGAAACCAACGCTTGTAATAGGAATGCTTGATGACAAGGATTACTTTGCATACATGTCAATACTCAGGAAAATTTCTGACACCGTTATATTGACCACACCTGATGAACCTGAGCGATCAATAGATCCCCAAATACTGGGGAAAAACATTGGGCATATGTTTCCACATATGAAAATTATCAGGGACCCCATAGAGGCCTATAACTATGCAAAGTCAAATTCAGACTGTATCCTTGTCACAGGTTCAATGTATCTGGTTGGTCTGTTAAAAAAATACCTGAATTCGTCAGTCAGACCATTTAACATGGATTAA
- a CDS encoding ORC1-type DNA replication protein — MDNPFIKYSKSNDYVTGDLKKLSSSYIPDNFPHREKQIDGIARVMSSIVTGGISSNLLLYGKSGSGKTSSVLYVTNMLKETLNGNINILYINCEIYDSQYSILVYLTNAIDTGDSPIPILGLPQDRIYSELVRRLNKSGRYTVIILDEIDKLIQKSGSDALYVLLKILTESNASMIGITNDASFVSTLDARVQSRLNQESIIFPPYNAMELRDILKFRVSGVIKDGFITDAAINLCAALGAQEHGDARKSIDLLRIAIDYALKDGKSSISIEDVYMARDRFEMNVLKESIKTQPIHSKMVLLSACLTQETDADLSVTGEIYENYRNICSEIGFQPLTMRRISDLLSDLEDTGLLTTNTRSLGRYGRMKFIRVMGSIQAIQGYILEDPAFSSFQGSKIVRQSKLRTNFDAYVETYKNGDFDSK; from the coding sequence ATGGACAATCCTTTTATAAAATACAGCAAATCTAACGATTACGTAACCGGCGACCTTAAGAAGCTGAGCAGTTCATATATTCCTGACAACTTTCCACACAGGGAAAAGCAGATAGACGGGATAGCTAGGGTTATGAGTTCCATAGTTACAGGAGGTATATCCTCAAACCTACTTCTTTACGGTAAATCCGGATCCGGCAAAACTTCCTCTGTTCTTTATGTTACCAACATGCTCAAAGAGACCCTTAACGGAAATATCAATATTCTCTATATCAACTGTGAGATTTACGATTCACAGTATTCAATCCTGGTATATTTAACCAATGCCATAGACACAGGAGACTCGCCTATACCAATACTGGGGCTTCCACAGGATAGGATATACTCTGAACTTGTTAGGAGGTTAAATAAATCTGGCAGGTATACAGTTATAATACTGGATGAGATAGATAAATTAATCCAGAAAAGTGGCAGCGATGCGCTCTATGTTTTATTGAAAATTTTAACAGAAAGCAATGCCTCTATGATAGGCATTACAAACGATGCGTCCTTTGTCTCCACCCTTGATGCCCGGGTACAGAGCAGGTTAAACCAGGAGAGTATCATATTCCCACCATACAATGCCATGGAGTTACGGGATATATTAAAGTTCAGGGTATCTGGTGTGATTAAGGATGGTTTTATAACAGATGCAGCCATAAATCTGTGTGCTGCCCTTGGTGCACAGGAGCACGGGGATGCAAGGAAGTCCATTGACCTATTGAGAATCGCAATAGATTATGCACTGAAGGATGGAAAATCCTCTATTTCCATTGAAGACGTATATATGGCAAGGGATAGATTTGAAATGAACGTTCTCAAGGAATCCATAAAAACACAGCCTATCCACTCAAAAATGGTGTTGCTGAGTGCATGTCTCACCCAGGAGACCGATGCGGACCTTTCAGTTACCGGTGAAATCTATGAAAATTACAGAAATATATGCTCAGAAATTGGATTCCAGCCACTTACCATGAGGAGGATTTCAGATCTGCTCTCTGATCTTGAGGATACAGGACTGCTAACAACAAATACCAGATCTCTTGGGAGGTATGGAAGAATGAAATTCATCCGTGTTATGGGTTCCATACAGGCCATACAGGGTTATATACTTGAAGACCCTGCGTTTTCAAGCTTTCAGGGTTCAAAGATTGTACGGCAGTCAAAGCTTAGAACAAATTTTGATGCATATGTGGAAACCTATAAAAATGGAGATTTTGACAGCAAATAA
- a CDS encoding AAA family ATPase: protein MLIITGMPGSGKDEFVKVAREMGFIDAHMGNTVKQNALKHNINMDDKSIGTYATEERKKYGMDIWAKRTAESISNPDITVVDGLRNEEELDYFRNNFQNIFVIAVFANESDRLQRILNREREDDGHDYSGMHQRDTRELSWGIGKVISLADFMIVNDSTLEEYHKNVRLLLSHIIERHPEINPENSGR from the coding sequence ATGTTAATAATAACGGGAATGCCTGGATCTGGTAAGGATGAATTCGTTAAGGTTGCAAGGGAAATGGGTTTCATAGATGCACATATGGGAAATACCGTTAAGCAGAACGCATTGAAGCATAATATAAATATGGATGACAAAAGCATAGGCACATATGCCACAGAGGAGAGAAAAAAATATGGAATGGATATATGGGCAAAAAGAACTGCAGAGTCCATATCAAATCCAGATATAACCGTTGTTGATGGTCTGAGAAATGAAGAGGAACTGGATTATTTCAGAAATAACTTCCAGAATATATTTGTGATTGCTGTTTTTGCAAATGAATCTGACAGGCTCCAGAGAATACTCAACAGGGAAAGGGAAGATGACGGGCATGATTATTCTGGCATGCACCAGCGTGATACACGGGAACTCTCATGGGGAATTGGAAAGGTAATATCTCTGGCGGATTTCATGATTGTAAACGATTCCACCCTTGAAGAATACCATAAAAATGTAAGGTTGCTGCTTTCCCACATAATAGAAAGACATCCGGAAATAAATCCAGAAAATTCAGGCAGGTAA
- the purQ gene encoding phosphoribosylformylglycinamidine synthase subunit PurQ, translating into MPNNELKAGILRMEGTNNEEEAFYSLKRSGFDSEYLHISEIGKKRFEDYDLLFIPGGFSAGDYIRAGSIFAARVLPHMHDLEKFIDSGKILIGVCNGFQVLSELGLLPDVDGRKNRNMVLAVNDSNRFECRYTYIRYTSRNKIFREYFSEKIFQVPVAHMEGKVLFNSDKTLDSVLDNDQMLFQYTNENGTDSSYPWNPNGSIMDIAALSNRSGNVIGLMPHPERVYYNYQLMNDGNIYKEGTGKLFFDSLYQYTRKLPA; encoded by the coding sequence GTGCCAAATAATGAGTTAAAGGCAGGCATCCTCAGAATGGAGGGTACCAACAATGAGGAAGAGGCATTCTACTCCCTGAAAAGGTCCGGCTTCGATTCAGAATATTTGCACATCTCCGAGATAGGGAAAAAGAGGTTTGAGGATTATGACCTTTTATTTATACCTGGCGGATTCTCAGCAGGAGATTATATCAGGGCAGGATCCATATTTGCAGCAAGGGTTTTACCCCACATGCACGATCTGGAAAAGTTTATAGATTCTGGTAAAATTTTAATAGGCGTATGTAACGGGTTCCAGGTTTTAAGCGAACTGGGCCTGTTACCAGATGTTGATGGAAGAAAAAACAGGAATATGGTTCTTGCCGTGAATGACTCAAACAGATTTGAATGCAGGTATACGTATATCCGCTACACATCCAGAAACAAAATTTTCAGGGAATATTTTTCAGAAAAGATATTTCAGGTTCCGGTAGCGCACATGGAGGGAAAGGTTTTATTTAATAGTGATAAAACACTGGATAGTGTTCTGGACAATGACCAGATGCTATTCCAGTATACAAATGAAAATGGTACGGATTCTTCATATCCGTGGAATCCAAATGGATCAATAATGGATATAGCTGCCCTATCCAACAGATCTGGAAATGTAATAGGGCTGATGCCACATCCTGAAAGGGTATATTATAACTATCAATTAATGAATGATGGAAACATCTATAAGGAGGGTACTGGAAAACTTTTCTTTGATTCTCTTTACCAGTATACCAGAAAATTACCTGCCTGA
- a CDS encoding 50S ribosomal protein L40e: MPFAEAIERRLTRKICMRCYARNSINATKCRKCGYTGLRVKSKERKSAK, encoded by the coding sequence ATGCCGTTCGCAGAAGCAATAGAAAGAAGACTAACACGAAAAATATGTATGAGATGTTATGCCAGAAATTCAATTAACGCTACAAAATGCAGGAAATGTGGGTATACTGGATTAAGAGTGAAATCAAAGGAGAGAAAGAGTGCCAAATAA
- the fbp gene encoding fructose-1,6-bisphosphate aldolase/phosphatase — MKTTISHIKADIGSLPGHTVVYQPVVDAVESYVKNHSEGLISDFHISHIGDDIQITMVHTRGADNEEIHGLAWNAFKAGTEVAKKVGLYGAGQDLLKDAFSGNIKGMGPGVAELEITPRKAEPFIIYMMDKTEPGAFNYPIYKMFGDPFNTPGLVIDPNMHMGFKFEVWDIYNGKKIYLSLPEDTYDLLAFIGSKGKYVIKRVFTKDTHTRLPDENVAVITTDKLSFIAGEYVGKDDPAGIVRIQSGLPASGEALEPFANSYLVSGWMRGSFNGPMMPVGLNNAQMTRFDGPPRVVALGFTMKDGKLAGPVDMFNDVAFDYARTEALNMANYMRRMGVFEPHRLPDEDMEYTALPKILEKLAPKFQTIEDKGAKSEMKIER; from the coding sequence ATGAAAACAACAATTTCACACATCAAGGCAGATATAGGTAGCCTGCCTGGGCATACAGTTGTATATCAACCGGTGGTAGACGCAGTAGAAAGTTATGTAAAAAATCATTCTGAGGGTTTGATATCAGATTTCCACATATCCCATATAGGGGATGACATACAGATTACTATGGTTCACACAAGAGGCGCGGACAACGAGGAAATCCACGGCCTTGCATGGAATGCTTTCAAGGCAGGAACCGAGGTTGCAAAAAAGGTTGGCCTCTATGGTGCAGGCCAGGATTTATTGAAGGATGCATTTTCAGGCAATATCAAAGGAATGGGGCCAGGAGTCGCTGAGCTTGAAATAACACCCAGAAAGGCAGAGCCATTCATAATTTATATGATGGATAAAACAGAGCCCGGAGCATTTAACTACCCAATATACAAAATGTTCGGCGACCCTTTCAACACACCGGGTTTGGTGATAGACCCGAATATGCATATGGGATTCAAATTTGAGGTATGGGATATATATAATGGAAAGAAAATATACCTTTCACTTCCTGAGGATACATATGATCTTCTGGCATTTATAGGGTCAAAGGGCAAGTATGTTATAAAAAGAGTATTTACAAAGGATACTCACACAAGGCTTCCCGATGAGAATGTCGCAGTCATAACAACTGACAAACTCTCATTTATTGCAGGGGAGTATGTTGGCAAGGATGACCCTGCAGGCATAGTAAGGATACAGTCCGGGCTTCCGGCATCAGGAGAGGCACTGGAGCCTTTTGCCAATTCATACCTCGTATCTGGGTGGATGAGGGGATCATTCAATGGGCCCATGATGCCTGTTGGGCTCAACAATGCACAGATGACTAGATTTGACGGCCCTCCGAGAGTTGTTGCACTTGGTTTCACCATGAAAGATGGGAAACTTGCAGGACCGGTTGATATGTTCAACGATGTGGCCTTTGACTATGCAAGAACAGAGGCACTGAATATGGCCAACTATATGAGGAGAATGGGTGTGTTCGAGCCACATAGATTGCCTGATGAGGACATGGAATATACAGCTCTTCCAAAGATACTTGAAAAACTTGCCCCAAAGTTCCAGACCATAGAGGACAAAGGTGCAAAATCCGAAATGAAGATTGAGAGATAA
- a CDS encoding FAD-dependent oxidoreductase — translation MAGRIVILGGGIAGVSAKLRNRHSVLIDENPYLTMAPRIMDIISGRSPDYPLIPRKLDHTGRVQSIDFENRRVHLHNKDITYDRLIIALGHSQNYSFIKGSKYIHGFSGYGDAMSLRNEIMHKKHIIIIGGGYLGVELAGAIGGNRVTVMEGGKQILAGLPSRFAKTASDLLSSSGVNIALESPVEEVKRDAVIASGKRYESDLTLFAGGFTGNIPETAQDITTKNSRIAVNSYLQSLDYPDVYAAGDTMFVENGGFIPMSAIIARSAGITAMENAMGFRKKFKPNNFANIIRVGKHYFGTVGNTFVQGIPARLIKEAAVALTINHAKEI, via the coding sequence ATGGCGGGGAGGATAGTTATTCTTGGAGGTGGTATTGCCGGCGTCTCTGCAAAATTGAGAAACAGGCATTCAGTACTGATTGATGAAAATCCTTATCTTACAATGGCGCCTAGGATTATGGATATCATATCCGGCAGGAGCCCTGATTATCCCCTTATACCGAGGAAACTTGATCACACAGGCAGGGTGCAAAGCATAGACTTCGAAAACAGGAGAGTACACCTTCATAATAAGGATATTACATATGATAGGCTAATAATTGCACTGGGGCATTCACAGAATTACAGTTTTATAAAAGGATCTAAATATATACACGGATTTTCAGGATATGGCGATGCCATGTCATTAAGAAATGAAATAATGCATAAAAAACATATAATAATCATAGGAGGCGGCTACCTTGGAGTAGAACTGGCAGGCGCCATAGGTGGAAACCGGGTTACAGTGATGGAGGGTGGAAAACAGATTCTGGCAGGATTGCCCTCCAGGTTTGCAAAAACTGCCTCTGACCTTCTATCCAGTTCTGGTGTGAACATAGCACTGGAAAGCCCGGTTGAGGAAGTGAAGAGAGACGCTGTAATCGCCTCAGGAAAAAGATATGAATCTGATCTTACACTGTTTGCCGGCGGTTTTACCGGCAATATACCAGAGACTGCCCAGGATATAACTACTAAAAATTCCAGAATTGCCGTAAACTCATATCTGCAGTCCCTGGATTACCCGGATGTTTATGCTGCAGGTGACACAATGTTCGTTGAAAACGGAGGATTCATTCCAATGTCTGCCATAATTGCAAGGTCAGCCGGAATAACCGCAATGGAAAATGCCATGGGTTTCAGAAAAAAATTCAAACCCAATAATTTTGCCAATATAATTCGTGTGGGCAAACATTATTTCGGAACTGTTGGGAATACCTTTGTACAGGGGATACCAGCCAGATTAATAAAAGAAGCCGCAGTGGCACTCACAATCAACCATGCAAAAGAGATATGA